One genomic segment of Schistosoma haematobium chromosome 6, whole genome shotgun sequence includes these proteins:
- the CAF1_2 gene encoding CCR4-Not complex caf1 ribonuclease subunit Caf1, variant 2 (EggNog:ENOG41032WD~COG:B) — translation MPETDAGYEDGVEERVINEEYKIWKKNTPFLYDMVMTHALEWPSLTAQWLPEVTRPEGKDFSIHRLILGTHTSDEQNHLLIASVHMPNDNAQFDPNSYDVERGEFGGFGAVTGKIEINIKINHEGEVNRARYMPQNPCVIATKTPSSDVLVFDYTKHPSKPDPSGVCRPELRLRGHQKEGYGLSWNPNLNGYLLSASDDYTICMWDINATPKEGRIIDAQTIFTGHTSVVEDVSWHPLHESIFGSVADDKKLMIWDTRSGCTTRPSHTVDSHLAEVNCLSFNPFSEYILATGSADRTVALWDLRSLQMKLHSFESHKDEIFQVQWSPHHETILASSGTDRRLHVWDLSKIGEEQSAEDAEDGPPELLFIHGGHTAKISDFSWNPNDAWVICSVSEDNILQVWQMAENIYNDEELPLTIENE, via the exons GTTACGAAGATGGTGTGGAAGAACGTGTTATTAATGAAGAATATAAAATTTGGAAAAAGAATACTCCTTTCCTGTATGATATGGTTATGACTCACGCCCTGGAATGGCCAAGCCTTACAGCTCAATGGTTACCTGAAGTCACAAG ACCAGAAGGTAAAGATTTTTCTATTCATCGACTTATCTTGGGAACTCATACATCTGATGAACAAAATCACTTACTTATTGCTAGTGTTCATATGCCAAATGATAATGCCCAATTTGATCCTAATAGTTATGATGTTGAACGTGGTG AGTTCGGTGGGTTTGGTGCAGTAACCGGTAAAATTGAGATCAATATAAAAATCAATCACGAGGGTGAAGTAAATCGAGCTCGTTATATGCCACAGAATCCATGTGTAATCGCTACTAAAACGCCTAGTTCTGATGTTTTGGTGTTTGATTATACCAAACATCCAAGTAAACCTGATCCATCTGGTGTATGTCGACCGGAATTACGTTTAAGAGGGCATCAAAAAGAAGGTTATGGTTTATCATGGAATCCAAATTTAAATGGTTATTTGTTGTCTGCGTCGGATGATTAT ACTATTTGTATGTGGGATATTAATGCAACTCCAAAAGAAGGTCGTATTATAGACGCTCAAACTATATTCACTGGTCATACAAGTGTTGTAGAAGATGTCAGTTGGCATCCATTACATGAATCTATATTTGGTTCAGTTGCTGATGATAAAAAACTTATGATATGGGATACACGTAGTGGTTGTACAACACGTCCTAGTCATACAGTTGATTCACATTTAGCTGAAGttaattgtttatcatttaatccatttagtgaatatatattAGCCACTGGTAGTGCTGATCGAACTGTTGCACTATGGGATTTACGTAGTTTACAAATGaagttacattcatttgaatcgcataaagatgaaatatttcaa GTTCAATGGTCACCACACCATGAAACTATTCTTGCTAGCTCAGGTACCGATCGACGTCTACATGTTTGGGATCTTAGTAAAATTGGTGAAGAACAATCAGCTGAGGATGCTGAAGATGGACCACCGGAATTACTGTTCATTCATGGTGGACATACAGCGAAAATTTCAGATTTTTCATGGAATCCAAATGATGCATGGGTTATTTGTTCAGTATCTGAAGATAATATATTACAAGTGTGGCAAATG GCTGAGAATATTTACAATGATGAAGAACTTCCACTGACCATTGAAAATGAATAG
- a CDS encoding hypothetical protein (EggNog:ENOG4113YK5~COG:V,W), with product MIHLFTHVNKQLIHHQKSIVIHQIRNKKYYRNWWIPFHLNDYQTITQSKLNSYDQWNEEWLHSNLPIELKYFDISHLPSHLNRRIKPTKEFFQLIYRKEKTEDYQRCLFGEYGLQCGINPALLFMNEHEIIYEKTKENLLENSILEIVHMNKEQENKTRLNNETLMLKIKKNLNKMPELLKKFHNQEEKQLSMNNIKKDKMKMFMEEARDRFGFYPSKKDPKFIKLIHESDEQNKLERKQKKK from the exons atgattcatttatttactcatgtgaataaacaattaattcatCATCAAAAATCTATAGTGATTCATcaaattagaaataaaaaatattatcgTAATTGGTGGATTCCATTTCATTTGAATGATTATCAAACAATCACACAATCTAAATTAAATTCTTATGATCAATGGAATGAAGAATGGCTTCATTCAAATCTTCCCATAGAATTAAAATATTTCGATATATCACATCTTCCATCTCATTTAAATAGAAGAATAAAACCAACAAAAGAattttttcaattaatttatcgTAAAGAAAAAACAGAAGATTATCAAAGATGTTTATTTGGTGAATATGGTTTACAATGTGGTATTAATCCAgctttattatttatgaatgaacatGAAATAATCTATGAAAAAACTAAAGAAAATCTATTAGAAAATTCCATATTAGAAATAGTCCACATGAATAAGGAACAAGAGAATAAAACACGATTGAATAATGAAACATT aatgttaaaaatcaagaaaaatttaaataaaatgcctgaattattaaaaaaatttcataatcaagaagaaaaacaattatctatgaataatataaaaaaggataaaatgaaaatgtttatgGAAGAG gcAAGAGATCGTTTTGGTTTTTATCCAAGTAAAAAAGATccaaaatttattaaattaattcatgaatCTGATGAACAAAATAAACTAGAAcgtaaacaaaaaaagaaataa
- the CAF1_2 gene encoding CCR4-Not complex caf1 ribonuclease subunit Caf1 (EggNog:ENOG41032WD~COG:B), whose translation MPQNPCVIATKTPSSDVLVFDYTKHPSKPDPSGVCRPELRLRGHQKEGYGLSWNPNLNGYLLSASDDYTICMWDINATPKEGRIIDAQTIFTGHTSVVEDVSWHPLHESIFGSVADDKKLMIWDTRSGCTTRPSHTVDSHLAEVNCLSFNPFSEYILATGSADRTVALWDLRSLQMKLHSFESHKDEIFQVQWSPHHETILASSGTDRRLHVWDLSKIGEEQSAEDAEDGPPELLFIHGGHTAKISDFSWNPNDAWVICSVSEDNILQVWQMAENIYNDEELPLTIENE comes from the exons ATGCCACAGAATCCATGTGTAATCGCTACTAAAACGCCTAGTTCTGATGTTTTGGTGTTTGATTATACCAAACATCCAAGTAAACCTGATCCATCTGGTGTATGTCGACCGGAATTACGTTTAAGAGGGCATCAAAAAGAAGGTTATGGTTTATCATGGAATCCAAATTTAAATGGTTATTTGTTGTCTGCGTCGGATGATTAT ACTATTTGTATGTGGGATATTAATGCAACTCCAAAAGAAGGTCGTATTATAGACGCTCAAACTATATTCACTGGTCATACAAGTGTTGTAGAAGATGTCAGTTGGCATCCATTACATGAATCTATATTTGGTTCAGTTGCTGATGATAAAAAACTTATGATATGGGATACACGTAGTGGTTGTACAACACGTCCTAGTCATACAGTTGATTCACATTTAGCTGAAGttaattgtttatcatttaatccatttagtgaatatatattAGCCACTGGTAGTGCTGATCGAACTGTTGCACTATGGGATTTACGTAGTTTACAAATGaagttacattcatttgaatcgcataaagatgaaatatttcaa GTTCAATGGTCACCACACCATGAAACTATTCTTGCTAGCTCAGGTACCGATCGACGTCTACATGTTTGGGATCTTAGTAAAATTGGTGAAGAACAATCAGCTGAGGATGCTGAAGATGGACCACCGGAATTACTGTTCATTCATGGTGGACATACAGCGAAAATTTCAGATTTTTCATGGAATCCAAATGATGCATGGGTTATTTGTTCAGTATCTGAAGATAATATATTACAAGTGTGGCAAATG GCTGAGAATATTTACAATGATGAAGAACTTCCACTGACCATTGAAAATGAATAG